One Roseimaritima multifibrata DNA window includes the following coding sequences:
- a CDS encoding molybdopterin-binding domain-containing protein, whose amino-acid sequence MKNPLWTCSACSLACEDLQMGLTENQLTLQPACGLAERQLQQRISSSGAVAYLNGQPVDPVQAIDALATIWDSARDPVLRGRFCDLQTARSAVAFAAASNAVIDLPSSATLRSLFAAVCRDGATMATLGDVRQHADRVVLIGDCLTEMPRLAERFFPGVPPLLLLERDADFSVSADSMSPGAVVQRLDSSWSSWLRAQQSDPSGMDHAVAGYLQDGKYTALILAANALDQDELAATWLLKWIEQLSESMRAVLVAPDQSTAAKQVLLWRAGFSGPVRFRDQIPEPLEKVPCGDVQLILQPSLPLVAPKQLEQQIRTRRQAGQQTILLGDQATPVYLSAAADLFLALDWPGQECGGTTVRGDGSVTLPLPPLNVFRNELPEPFNAEQLFAEVLLSLNV is encoded by the coding sequence ATGAAGAACCCTCTTTGGACCTGTTCGGCGTGCTCTTTGGCGTGTGAAGACCTGCAGATGGGGCTCACCGAAAATCAGTTGACTCTCCAGCCTGCCTGCGGGCTGGCGGAGCGACAATTGCAGCAGCGAATCTCCAGCAGCGGTGCGGTTGCCTATCTGAATGGGCAGCCCGTTGATCCTGTGCAGGCGATCGACGCGCTGGCGACGATTTGGGACAGCGCACGCGATCCGGTCCTCCGTGGAAGGTTTTGCGATTTGCAAACCGCCCGATCTGCGGTTGCTTTCGCTGCAGCAAGCAACGCCGTCATCGACCTGCCTTCCTCCGCGACACTGCGTTCTCTATTCGCTGCGGTCTGCCGTGATGGGGCGACGATGGCGACGCTTGGGGACGTCCGGCAGCATGCGGACCGAGTTGTTTTGATCGGTGATTGTCTGACGGAAATGCCACGCTTGGCGGAACGTTTCTTCCCCGGTGTCCCCCCGCTTTTGCTGTTGGAACGCGATGCCGATTTTTCCGTGTCGGCGGATTCAATGTCGCCAGGAGCCGTGGTTCAGCGGCTGGATTCCAGTTGGAGTTCCTGGCTGCGTGCTCAGCAGTCTGATCCGAGTGGTATGGATCACGCGGTCGCTGGCTATCTGCAAGACGGCAAATACACCGCCTTGATCCTTGCTGCAAATGCGTTGGATCAGGACGAATTGGCGGCGACTTGGTTGCTGAAATGGATTGAGCAATTGTCCGAATCGATGCGAGCCGTATTGGTCGCTCCCGATCAATCGACTGCAGCAAAACAAGTCTTGCTTTGGCGAGCAGGATTTAGCGGTCCCGTTCGGTTTCGCGATCAAATTCCAGAACCACTGGAAAAGGTCCCCTGCGGTGACGTTCAGTTGATCCTCCAACCGTCGTTGCCGTTGGTCGCTCCGAAACAGCTGGAACAACAGATTCGCACGCGTCGACAGGCGGGACAGCAAACCATTTTATTAGGCGACCAAGCGACTCCTGTGTATCTGTCTGCGGCTGCAGATCTCTTTTTGGCACTGGACTGGCCGGGGCAGGAATGCGGGGGGACTACGGTCCGCGGCGATGGTTCGGTAACCTTGCCGCTGCCGCCGCTGAACGTTTTTCGAAACGAGTTGCCGGAACCCTTTAACGCTGAGCAACTGTTCGCTGAAGTCCTTCTTTCACTGAATGTCTAA